GGAAAATCTGTCTGCCCGTCCAGACCAGTGACGGGAAGAAGACGTTCTGGCAGCAGGGCCCGGTGCCGTTCGGTACGACGAACCCGTCGCCGAACGCGCCCGCCACCCCCCTGCTGCTCGGCACCGACAACACTCCCGCGGCCCCCGGCGGCGACGAACTGCCCAAGACCGGCGTCGGACGGGACCTGCTGCCGCTCGGCGCGGCCGGGGCGACGCTGCTCGCGGCGGGCACGGCCGGGCTGTGGTGGTCGCGGCGGCGGCCGGGATCCGGAGAGCTGATCCCGCACGGAAAGTGAGAGACGCGGAAACTCGGAAGAGGCTCGTCGGGGCACTTCGCAGTGCGGGACCCGGCGAGCCTCTTCGGCAGCGGCTGAAGGCGGTTGCGCGGCTAAAGGCGGTTGAAGGAGCGTTACCGCTGGACGAGCTTCCACGTCGTCGGCAGCAGCCCCATCGCCAGGATCGCCTTGACGGCATCGCCGATCAGGAACGGGGTGAGGCCGGCCGCGAGCGCCGCGGAGGCGGACATTCCGGCGGCGTAGGCCAGGTACGGGACGCCGACGGCGTAGATGATCGCCTCGCCGATCAGCATCGCGCCGGCCGTGCGCAGCATGGAGCGGTCGGCGCCCCGGCGGGCCAGGGCGCCCACGGCGGCGGACGCGAGGATCATGCCGAGGATGTAGCCGAAGGAGACGGAGATGCCGGAGGCGCCGCCCGCGAACCACGGCACGCCGGCGAGACCGGCCAGCGCGTAGACGGCGAGCGCGGAGACTCCGCGGCGGGCGCCGAGGGACGTGCCGACGAGCAGTGCGGCGAAGGTCTGGCCGGTGACCGGGACCGGGCTGCCGGGTACCGGGACCGCGATCTGGGCGGCGAGGCCGGTGAGCGCGGCGCCGCCGAGGACGAGTGCGACGTCCCGGACCCGGGAGGCGGGGAGCAGGTCGGCGAGGACCTGCCCGGGGCGGGCGGGGTTGGCGACGGCGGTGCTGCTCATGGGGACTCCGCAAGGTCGGGACGGGTGCCGGGACGGATCGGGACACGGCGACGCTATCCCAGGGGCATGCGGCCGATCACCGTCGGTGTTCGACAAACGGGCGTTCGGGGGTTTGGTGGGCTCCGGACAAAGCGTGGGGTCTACACGCGGTACGAGGTGATGCCGGTCACTGAGGTGGCGTGGTTTCGGATACGGGAGCGTCCTGAGCGGTCTCTGTAGGGTTTCGCCAATCGCGCAGCCGCCCCGTCTCGCCCGTCGGTCGCCGTCTGGGCAGGGCTGGTCCGCTTTGCTAGCTTCGAGCCATGGTTGCCCAGGCCCAGGCCCTGAACTTCTCGTCGCGTCGCCATGTCGACCTGCGACGCGTGGGCGCGTCCGCCTGTCGCCCTCCGGTGTGAGGCGGGCGGAGCCGATCATCCGGCGCGCCGCGCTCCACAGACGGCGCAGTGTCGGACCGGCTCCTGACTTCCGAGGAAGTTCCCCATGCCCCGTACCGCGGCTCCCCCCTCCCCTCTGGCCTCCTCTGCTTCTCGTGTCTCGCCCGTCGCCCGGGTCGCCGACAGTGATCGGCGGCGGACCAGTGCCCGTGTGATCCTGCGGTCCGTGCTGGAGCACGGGCCCGTCGCGCGTTCCACCATCGCCCGGCTGACCGGGCTGTCGCCCGCGTCCGTCACCGAGCACTGCGCCCGGCTGGCCGGGCTCGGGCTGATCCGGGAGGCGGCCGTGCCCCGGCGCAGCAACGGGGTGGGGCGTCCGCACGTTCCCGTGGATCTGGACGACTCGCGGTTCCTGGTGGGCGGGGTGCATGTGGCGGTGCCGTACACGACCGTCTCGCTGCTGGATCTGCGGGGACGGGTGGTGGCGCGGCGGGAGTTGAGGCACCGGAGCCTCGACCCGGACGAGGTGCTGGCGCGGGCCGCCGACGGGCTCGGTGCGCTGCTGGACGAGGCTCCCGGCTGCCGGGCCCTCGGGGTGGGGGTCGCCGTGGGCGGCTGGGTGGACCGGGATTCGGGGACCGTCGTCGAGCATCCGCTGCTGGGCTGGCGGGACGTGCCGGTGCGGGAGGCGGTCGGCGCGCGCGTCGGGCTGCCGGTCCATGTGGACGGGCACGCACGGGCGTTGGTCAACGCGGAGCGGTTGTTCGGGCGGGCGCGCGGCAGCCGCAGTGTGCTGCACCTGTTCGTGGGGAACGTGGTCGACGCGGCGTTCGCCACCCACGACGAGGTGCACCACGGGCCGCGTTCACAGGCGGGGACGATCGCGCATCTGCCGTTGGCCGGCAGCACGGAGCCCTGCGACTGCGGACGGGTCGGCTGCCTCCAAGTCGAGCTGAGCGAGCGGACGTTGTGCCGGCGGGCCCGGGAGGCCGGGGTGATCGACGGGGTGGTTGACGGCGTGGTCGACCGGGTGAACCCGATGCACGTCCTCGCCGCGGCGGATGCCGGAAACCCTGTCGCCGTACGGCTGTTGCGGGAGCGGGCGCGGATGGTGGGGCGGGCGGCCGGGCTGCTGCTGGACGTGCTCAATCCGGAGCGGGTCGTCGTCACCGAGCTGGGCGTGCTGTTCCGGGAGGACTGCCTGGCCGCGCTGCGGGAGGAGGTCGGGGCGGGGCGGTCCGCCGCGGTCTCGCCGAGCAGCTTCCCCGACTCCGTGCTCGCCGTGGCGGGCGGGGCGGTGGCGCTGGACGTGCTCTACCGGGATCCGCTGGCCGCGTCCGCCGGCCTCGTCCCCGGGCGCCTCACCGGAACCTCTCACCTGAGCGTCTCGCCTGAGGCGAGTTAATTCAGAAACTCCGAATGTTGACAGACCTTGCACGCGGACGGGAACATTCATCTCATGAGCTGTCGCACCTTCTGTTGCTGACGCCCCGGCGCGCCGGGAGCGCGCCCCTTCTTCTGCCTTCGTCGCGTGAATTCTCTGTGAATTACCCGCGCGAAGCCTTTTTCTCGGGCTGGTTTACGTCTGGCTTCTGCCTGCCTTCTGCCTGCCTTCTGCCTGCCTTTTCGCCGCCGTTTTCCCTGGGGGTTCTCCCATGCCTGTTTCCCGTGTGCCCGGTGTCGACCGGCGCCTCTTCCTCGCCTCTCTGCTCGGCGCCGCCGCCGGTGTCGCGGGGCTCAGCGGCTGCGCCGAGAGCAGTGCCGCCACCGGTGGCGAGGGCGCCTCGGCCGCGCCGCTCGCCGACAAGGTGCCCGCCGGCACCAGCCTGAAGATCGCCTCCTACCAGAATGTCCAGCAGTTGCAGTTCGAGCTGGCGAAACTTCCCGAGCTGCCGTTCACGGTGTCGAGTTGGGTGAACATCGGGGCGGGTCCCGACGTCATCAACGCCTTCCGCTCGAAGTCCCTCGACCTCGCCAACAACGCGGGTATTCCGCCGATCCAGGCGTATTACCAGCGTTTCGACGCGAAGATCGTCGCCATCAACGTCACGCGCAAGCCGAACTATCTCTTCGCCACCAAGCCCGGCAGCGATATCCGGAGCGTCGAGGACTTCCGGGGCGCGAAGCTGGCGTTCTCGCAGGGGCAGGCGCAGGGCGTCGTCCTGTTGCGGGCACTGAAGCAGGCGGGACTGGAGTACGACGACGTGACGCTGGTGCCGCTGACCAGCAACCAGTTCCTCACCGCCCTGCAGTCGGGCCAGGTGGACGTCGCCCCGCTCGCCAACCAGCAGGCCCCGGCCTATCTCAAGCAGTACGAGTCCAAGGGCGCCCGCGCCATCACCACCGACGTCGTCGACCTGCTCAACCTGCTGTGGGCGCCGGTGTCCGTACTGAACGACAAGGCGAAGGCGGCTGCGGTCGCCGCGTACATCCCGCAGTGGGCGCAGGGCCAGGTCTGGCAGTACGAGAACCCGGACGTCTGGAACGAGGAGTTCTACGTCAAGACGCAGAACCTGACCCTCGACCAGGCCAGGTCGATCACCGCTCTCGCCAACAAGCCGCTGTTCCCGCCGAGTTGGGACGAGGCGATCAAGTGGGAGCAGGAGACCGCCGACCTGCTCGCGGAGGGCGGCTTCGTGAAGAAGTTCGACGTCTCCTCCCTCTTCGACCACCGCTTCGAGGGCATCGCCGCGAAGTCCGTCGCCGCCGAGTACCGGAAGTGACGGCCATGACCACGAGTGCGAGCGTGACCGTGAGTGCGGCCGGCCCTGTCGCCGTCGACGACGACGTGCCCCTCGTCCGGCGTCGCCGTCGGCGCCGTGGACTCGCCCCCGGCAGGCGGCTGCCCGCCGCCCGGCTCGCCGGGCCGCTGCTCCTCGTCGCCGTGTGGGCGGTCGCCTCGGCCGCCGGACGGCTGGACACCGGGGCGGTCCCCGCGCCCTGGACGGTGCTGGAGACCGGCGTCCGCCTGTGGACCGAGGGGACGCTGTCCACCGACGTCCTCACCTCGCTGGAGCGCGCCGCGTCCGGCTTCGCGATCGGGCTGGTCGCCGGGGTGGCGCTCGCGCTGGCGTCGGGGCTGACCCGGACCGGGGAGGCGTTGATCGACGGGACCGTGCAGCTCAACCGGGCGATCCCGACCCTCGGTCTGATCCCGCTGTTCATCCTGTGGCTGGGCATCGGCGAGACCTTCAAGGTCGCGATCATCGCCATCGTCGTCTACATCCCGATCTACCTCAACACGCATGCCGCGCTGTCCGGCATCGACCACCGGTTCGTCGAACTCGCCGAGGTGCAGGGGCTGTCCCGGCTCCAGTTCGTCCGGCAGATCGTGATCCCGGGTGCCCTGCCCGGGTTCTTCGTGGGACTCCGGCTCGGGGTGACCGGCTCCTGGCTGGGCCTGGTGGTCCTGGAGCAGATCAACGCCACCAGCGGCCTCGGCTACCTGATGTTCCAGGCCCAGAACTACGGCCAGTCGGACGTCATCCTCGTCGGCCTCCTCATCTACGGCGTCTTCGGCCTCGTCTCCGACAGCGCGGTCCGTCTCATCGAACGGAGGGTGCTGTCATGGCGCCGCACACTGAGCAACTGACCCGACCGGCCGCCGCCGTCCAACTGCGCGGCCTGACACGGTCGTTCGAGGGACGTACGGTCCTCGACGGCATCGACCTCGACATTCCCGACGGGCAGTTCGTGGCGCTTCTCGGGCACAGCGGGTCGGGCAAGAGCACCCTGCTGCGGGCGGTCGCCCATCTCGATCACGAGGTCGTCGGCAGTGGTCAACTCACGGCGTCCGAACGGGTGTCGGTCGTGTTCCAGGACTCCCGGCTGTTGCCCTGGCGGCGGGTGCTGGACAACGTCCTGCTCGGGCTGGACGGCAAGGAGGCCGAGCAGAAGGGGCGGGCGGCTCTCGCCGAGGTGGGGTTGGAGGGGCGTGAGCGGGCCTGGCCCAACGAGTTGTCCGGCGGTGAGGCGCAGCGGGCCGCGCTTGCCCGGTCGCTGGTCCGTGAGCCCGAACTTCTGCTCGCCGACGAGCCGTTCGGGGCGTTGGACGCGCTCACCCGGATCAAGATGCATGTGCTGCTGCGGGAGTTGTGGGAGCGGCATCGGCCGTCGGTGCTGCTGGTCACGCATGACGTGGACGAGGCGATCGGGCTTGCCGATCGGGTTCTCGTGCTCGAACGCGGTCGGATCGGCCTCGATCTGACCGTCGACCGGGGGCGCGCGCACGGCGAGTACCGGGCGCGGTTGCTCGCGGCGCTGGGTGTGGACGGTGACCCTCGGCTGTCGTGACCGTCCCTGGGGGCTGCGCCCCCAGACCCCGCTGTCGGCTCTGAAGGGGCCTCGTCCTCAAACTCCCCCAGAGGGGGACCCCCAACAGGCTGAATTTCCGAACCGGCGCTCGAAAGTAACCGACCGGTTGAAGGCAGACACCCCACCGGCTCTTGAAAGAACCCGAAAGAAACCGGCCGGGCTGAAAGTCAGACACCCGACCGGGCCCAAACAGGCACCCCACCAGCCCCCCAAGTCACCCTCCAAGGACACCCCATGCCCCGCAAGCTGCACCTCAACGCCTTCCTCATGAACACCGGGCACCACGAGGCCTCCTGGCGGCTTCCCGAGAGCGATCCATACGCTCACGTGGAGTTGGATCATTACGTCCACCTGGCCCGGACCGCCGAGCGCGGCACCTTCGACTCGCTCTTCCTCGCCGACGGGCCGCAGCTCTGGGGCAACGTCTCCCAGCGGCCGGGCGGCGCCCTGGAGCCGCTCACGCTGCTCACCGCCCTCGCGACGGCGACCCGGCACATCGGGCTGATCGCCACCGCGTCCACCTCCTACAACTCCCCCTACAACCTGGCCCGCAAGTTCGCCTCGCTCGACATCATCAGCGGCGGCCGGGCGGGCTGGAACATCGTCACGACGGCCGGGGCGGAGGCCGCCCGGAACTTCGGGCTGGAGGCCGAGCCCGCGCACGCGGAGCGGTACGCCCGTGCCGCCGAGTTCCTCGATGTGGCGCTGAAGCTCTGGGACAGCTGGGAGGACGACGCGATCATCGCCGACAAGGCGTCCGGGGTCTGGGGCGACGACGGCAAGATCCATCCGCCCCGGCACCAGGGGACGTACTTCAGCGTCGAGGGCGCCCTCAACGTCCCGCGTTCGCCGCAGGGTTACCCGCTGCTCGTGCAGGCCGGCTCCTCGGAGGACGGCAAGGCGTTCGCGGCCCGGTACGCGGAGGCGGTGTTCACCGCGCAGCAGACCCTCGGCGACGCGCAGGCCTTCTACGCCGACCTCAAGTCCCGTACCCGGCAGGCCGGTCGGGATCCCGAGCACCTCAAGGTGCTGCCCGGCATCGTCCCGGTGCTCGGCTCCACGGAGGCCGAGGCGCGGGCCAACGAGCAGATCCTCGAGGACCACATCGTGCACCGGCACGGGGTCGCCAACCTGGAGCGTCTGCTGCAACTGCCGTCCGGTTCACTCGAATTGGACGCCGAGCTGCCGGACGGGCTGCCCTCCGAGGACTCCATCGAGGGCGCCAAGAGCCGCTACACCCTGGTGGTGGAACTGGCCCGGCGTGAGCGGCTCACCGTGCGGCAACTGATCGGGCGGCTGGGCGGCGGGCGCGGGCACCTCACCTTCGCGGGCACGCCCGAGCAGGTCGCCGACGCGATCGAGACCTGGTTCACGCAGGGCGCCGCCGACGGCTTCAACATCATGCCCGCCGTCCTGCCCTCCGGCCTCGACGCCTTCGTCGACCACGTCGTCCCGCTCCTGCGCGCCCGTGGCCTGCTGCGCACCGAGTACGGCCCCCGCCAGACCCTCCGGGACCGCTACGGCCTCCCCCGCCCCGCCAACCAGTACGTCACCGCCGAAGAAGCCACCCCTCCCCCTGCCCCCACCGCCACCCCCACCCCCACTCCCACCCCCACCCTCGCCCCCGCCCCCGCCCTCGTCTGAAAGGACGCCCCCCATGAGCACGCTCGACATCCGCAAGGTCACCGCCCACATCGGCGCGCACGTCTTTGGCGTGGACATCTCCCAGCCCCTCGACGACAAGACCGTCGCCGCCCTCCGCGAGGCCCTCAACGTCCACAAGGCGCTGGTCTTCGACGACGTGCGCCTCGACGACGCGGGCCAGCAGGCCTTCGCCCGGCGCTTCGGCGACCTCACCACCGCCCACCCGACGGTCGCCGCCGTCGACGGCGCCCCGAACGTGCTGCCCGTCGACAGCGAGCAGGGCAGCGCCAACCAGTGGCACACCGACGTCACGTTCGTCCTCAACCCGCCGCAGGCCAGCACCCTGCGCAGCATCACGCTCCCGCCGTACGGCGGCGAGACGCTGATCGCCAACTCGGCCGCCGCCTACCGTCAACTGCCCCAGCCGCTGCGCACGTTGGCGGACACCCTGTGGGCCGAGCACACCAACGACCACGACTACGCGGTACCGGTGGAGGAGGTCGACGAGGTACGGGCCGCGCAGCGCGCCCGGTTCACGTCCATCAAGTTCCGCACCGCCCACCCCGTCGTCCGCGTCCACCCGCTGACCGGTGAACGCGGCCTGTTCATCGGCGGGTTCGCTCAGCGCCTGGTGGGGCTGTCGGTCGGCGAGTCCCGCAGGATCCTCGACCTGCTCCAGTCGTACGTCGTCCGGCCGGAGAACATCCTGCGGCACCGCTGGTCGCCGAACCAGCTCGTGCTGTTCGACAACCGCATCACCCAGCACTACGCGGTCGCCAACTACGACAAGCTGCCGCGCCGCCTGCACCGGGTGACCGTCGCCGGGGACGTACCGGCCGGCGTCGAGGGCAAGGAGAGCCACTCGATCGAGGGCGACGCGGCGCACTACACCCCCGTAGCGGCCTAGGCACTCCTGGTAGCCGGTCCATCCACATAGTGGGCAGGCCCTCCGCTCGCCCGGAGGGCCTGCCCAGAATGTGGGCGTTTTTGTCCATCTCACGCATTGGACGAGCCGCGCCCATGCCCAGCACCACCAAGGCGGAGACGTCCCACGAGGACGCCGTCGCCCCTC
The Streptomyces sp. NBC_01485 genome window above contains:
- a CDS encoding biotin transporter BioY, whose translation is MSSTAVANPARPGQVLADLLPASRVRDVALVLGGAALTGLAAQIAVPVPGSPVPVTGQTFAALLVGTSLGARRGVSALAVYALAGLAGVPWFAGGASGISVSFGYILGMILASAAVGALARRGADRSMLRTAGAMLIGEAIIYAVGVPYLAYAAGMSASAALAAGLTPFLIGDAVKAILAMGLLPTTWKLVQR
- a CDS encoding ROK family protein, with the protein product MPRTAAPPSPLASSASRVSPVARVADSDRRRTSARVILRSVLEHGPVARSTIARLTGLSPASVTEHCARLAGLGLIREAAVPRRSNGVGRPHVPVDLDDSRFLVGGVHVAVPYTTVSLLDLRGRVVARRELRHRSLDPDEVLARAADGLGALLDEAPGCRALGVGVAVGGWVDRDSGTVVEHPLLGWRDVPVREAVGARVGLPVHVDGHARALVNAERLFGRARGSRSVLHLFVGNVVDAAFATHDEVHHGPRSQAGTIAHLPLAGSTEPCDCGRVGCLQVELSERTLCRRAREAGVIDGVVDGVVDRVNPMHVLAAADAGNPVAVRLLRERARMVGRAAGLLLDVLNPERVVVTELGVLFREDCLAALREEVGAGRSAAVSPSSFPDSVLAVAGGAVALDVLYRDPLAASAGLVPGRLTGTSHLSVSPEAS
- a CDS encoding ABC transporter substrate-binding protein → MPVSRVPGVDRRLFLASLLGAAAGVAGLSGCAESSAATGGEGASAAPLADKVPAGTSLKIASYQNVQQLQFELAKLPELPFTVSSWVNIGAGPDVINAFRSKSLDLANNAGIPPIQAYYQRFDAKIVAINVTRKPNYLFATKPGSDIRSVEDFRGAKLAFSQGQAQGVVLLRALKQAGLEYDDVTLVPLTSNQFLTALQSGQVDVAPLANQQAPAYLKQYESKGARAITTDVVDLLNLLWAPVSVLNDKAKAAAVAAYIPQWAQGQVWQYENPDVWNEEFYVKTQNLTLDQARSITALANKPLFPPSWDEAIKWEQETADLLAEGGFVKKFDVSSLFDHRFEGIAAKSVAAEYRK
- a CDS encoding ABC transporter permease, producing the protein MTTSASVTVSAAGPVAVDDDVPLVRRRRRRRGLAPGRRLPAARLAGPLLLVAVWAVASAAGRLDTGAVPAPWTVLETGVRLWTEGTLSTDVLTSLERAASGFAIGLVAGVALALASGLTRTGEALIDGTVQLNRAIPTLGLIPLFILWLGIGETFKVAIIAIVVYIPIYLNTHAALSGIDHRFVELAEVQGLSRLQFVRQIVIPGALPGFFVGLRLGVTGSWLGLVVLEQINATSGLGYLMFQAQNYGQSDVILVGLLIYGVFGLVSDSAVRLIERRVLSWRRTLSN
- a CDS encoding ABC transporter ATP-binding protein — its product is MAPHTEQLTRPAAAVQLRGLTRSFEGRTVLDGIDLDIPDGQFVALLGHSGSGKSTLLRAVAHLDHEVVGSGQLTASERVSVVFQDSRLLPWRRVLDNVLLGLDGKEAEQKGRAALAEVGLEGRERAWPNELSGGEAQRAALARSLVREPELLLADEPFGALDALTRIKMHVLLRELWERHRPSVLLVTHDVDEAIGLADRVLVLERGRIGLDLTVDRGRAHGEYRARLLAALGVDGDPRLS
- a CDS encoding LLM class flavin-dependent oxidoreductase, whose translation is MPRKLHLNAFLMNTGHHEASWRLPESDPYAHVELDHYVHLARTAERGTFDSLFLADGPQLWGNVSQRPGGALEPLTLLTALATATRHIGLIATASTSYNSPYNLARKFASLDIISGGRAGWNIVTTAGAEAARNFGLEAEPAHAERYARAAEFLDVALKLWDSWEDDAIIADKASGVWGDDGKIHPPRHQGTYFSVEGALNVPRSPQGYPLLVQAGSSEDGKAFAARYAEAVFTAQQTLGDAQAFYADLKSRTRQAGRDPEHLKVLPGIVPVLGSTEAEARANEQILEDHIVHRHGVANLERLLQLPSGSLELDAELPDGLPSEDSIEGAKSRYTLVVELARRERLTVRQLIGRLGGGRGHLTFAGTPEQVADAIETWFTQGAADGFNIMPAVLPSGLDAFVDHVVPLLRARGLLRTEYGPRQTLRDRYGLPRPANQYVTAEEATPPPAPTATPTPTPTPTLAPAPALV
- a CDS encoding TauD/TfdA dioxygenase family protein, whose product is MSTLDIRKVTAHIGAHVFGVDISQPLDDKTVAALREALNVHKALVFDDVRLDDAGQQAFARRFGDLTTAHPTVAAVDGAPNVLPVDSEQGSANQWHTDVTFVLNPPQASTLRSITLPPYGGETLIANSAAAYRQLPQPLRTLADTLWAEHTNDHDYAVPVEEVDEVRAAQRARFTSIKFRTAHPVVRVHPLTGERGLFIGGFAQRLVGLSVGESRRILDLLQSYVVRPENILRHRWSPNQLVLFDNRITQHYAVANYDKLPRRLHRVTVAGDVPAGVEGKESHSIEGDAAHYTPVAA